From one Pseudactinotalea sp. HY158 genomic stretch:
- the rpmC gene encoding 50S ribosomal protein L29, whose protein sequence is MAIGSKDLTTDKLDTMTDELLAAELKKAKTELFNLRFSSATGQLEDHGRLRAVRRDIARIYTILRERELNIRSAPSSDAK, encoded by the coding sequence ATGGCAATCGGTTCGAAGGACCTGACGACCGACAAGCTCGACACGATGACCGACGAGCTCCTGGCCGCGGAGCTGAAGAAGGCGAAGACCGAGCTCTTCAACCTGCGCTTCTCCTCGGCCACCGGCCAGCTCGAGGACCACGGCCGGCTCCGGGCGGTCCGTCGCGACATCGCTCGCATCTACACGATCCTTCGGGAACGCGAGCTCAACATCCGTAGCGCGCCCAGCAGCGACGCGAAGTGA
- the rplP gene encoding 50S ribosomal protein L16 has product MLIPRRTKHRKQHHPKRSGQATGGTTIAFGDFGIQALEGAYVTNRQIEAARIAMTRHIKRGGKVWINIFPDRPLTKKPAETRMGSGKGSPEWWVANVKPGRVVFELAGVDEGLAREAMRRAQHKLPMKTRFISREGGDI; this is encoded by the coding sequence ATGCTCATCCCCCGGCGCACCAAGCACCGCAAGCAGCACCACCCCAAGCGTTCCGGTCAGGCCACGGGCGGCACCACGATCGCGTTCGGCGACTTCGGCATTCAGGCCCTCGAGGGCGCCTACGTCACCAACCGGCAGATCGAGGCCGCGCGTATCGCCATGACCCGCCACATCAAGCGTGGCGGGAAGGTCTGGATCAACATCTTCCCGGACCGCCCGCTCACCAAGAAGCCGGCCGAGACCCGGATGGGTTCCGGTAAGGGTTCGCCCGAGTGGTGGGTCGCCAACGTCAAGCCGGGCCGGGTCGTCTTCGAACTCGCCGGCGTCGACGAGGGCCTGGCCCGCGAGGCGATGCGTCGCGCGCAGCACAAACTCCCCATGAAGACCCGCTTCATTTCCCGTGAGGGTGGTGACATCTGA
- the rpsC gene encoding 30S ribosomal protein S3, translating to MGQKVHPHGYRLGITTDHRTRWFADSTKEGQRYSDYVNEDVQIRKLMATGLERAGISKVEIERTRDRVRVDLHTARPGIVIGRRGAEADRLRSELEKLTGKQVQLNILEVKNPETDAQLVAQGIAEQLASRVSFRRAMRKGMQSAQRAGAKGIKVQCSGRLGGAEMSRSEFYREGRVPLHTLRANIDYGLFEAKTTFGRIGVKVWIYKGDLTEKEYAREQAAAPRPRGRGDRSERPRGRRPESRREAPAAADAPATTPANPAAEQPASGSETEA from the coding sequence ATGGGCCAGAAGGTACACCCGCACGGATACCGTCTCGGTATCACGACCGACCATCGCACGCGCTGGTTCGCGGACTCCACCAAGGAGGGTCAGCGGTACAGCGACTACGTGAACGAGGACGTGCAGATCCGCAAGCTCATGGCCACGGGCCTCGAGCGGGCCGGGATCTCCAAGGTCGAGATCGAGCGCACCCGTGACCGGGTCCGCGTCGACCTGCACACCGCGCGCCCCGGAATCGTCATCGGCCGGCGCGGCGCCGAGGCCGACCGGCTCCGCAGCGAGCTCGAGAAGCTCACGGGCAAGCAGGTTCAGCTGAACATCCTCGAGGTGAAGAACCCCGAGACCGACGCCCAGCTCGTCGCCCAGGGCATCGCGGAGCAGCTCGCCTCGCGCGTGTCGTTCCGCCGCGCCATGCGCAAGGGGATGCAGTCCGCCCAGCGCGCGGGTGCCAAGGGCATCAAGGTGCAGTGCTCCGGGCGTCTCGGCGGCGCCGAGATGAGCCGCAGCGAGTTCTACCGCGAGGGCCGCGTGCCCCTGCACACGCTCCGCGCCAACATCGACTACGGCCTGTTCGAGGCCAAGACCACCTTCGGACGCATCGGCGTCAAGGTGTGGATCTACAAGGGCGACCTCACCGAGAAGGAGTACGCCCGCGAGCAGGCCGCCGCGCCCCGCCCCCGCGGCCGTGGTGACCGGAGCGAGCGCCCGCGCGGGCGTCGTCCCGAATCCCGGCGCGAGGCGCCCGCTGCAGCCGACGCACCCGCAACCACCCCAGCGAACCCCGCGGCCGAGCAGCCTGCGTCCGGTTCCGAGACGGAGGCCTGA
- the rplV gene encoding 50S ribosomal protein L22: MEAKAQARYVRVTPMKARRVVDTIRGKGANEAVAQLKYAPQAVAETVSKVIGSAVANARVKADAASERFDESELVITEAYVDEGPTMKRFRPRAQGRATQILKRTSHITVVLSERQTKGGAR, from the coding sequence ATGGAAGCCAAGGCGCAGGCGCGATACGTGCGTGTGACGCCCATGAAGGCTCGCCGGGTCGTGGACACCATCCGCGGTAAGGGAGCCAATGAGGCCGTAGCCCAACTGAAGTACGCCCCGCAGGCGGTCGCCGAGACCGTCTCGAAGGTCATCGGCAGTGCAGTGGCCAACGCCCGGGTGAAGGCCGATGCGGCATCGGAGCGGTTCGATGAATCCGAGCTGGTCATCACCGAGGCGTACGTGGACGAGGGTCCGACCATGAAGCGGTTCCGCCCCCGGGCGCAGGGCCGCGCGACCCAGATCCTCAAGCGCACCAGCCACATCACCGTGGTGCTCTCCGAGCGTCAGACCAAGGGAGGGGCTCGCTGA
- the rpsS gene encoding 30S ribosomal protein S19: protein MPRSLKKGPFVDDHLQKKVDVANEAGSKNVIKTWSRRSVITPDFLGHTFAVHDGRKHVPVFVTESMVGHKLGEFAPTRTFRGHEKDDRKGRRR, encoded by the coding sequence ATGCCACGCAGTTTGAAGAAGGGCCCCTTCGTCGACGACCACCTTCAGAAGAAGGTCGACGTTGCGAACGAGGCAGGCTCGAAGAACGTCATCAAGACGTGGTCGCGTCGTTCGGTCATCACGCCGGACTTCCTCGGCCACACCTTCGCCGTGCACGACGGCCGCAAGCACGTCCCGGTGTTCGTCACCGAGTCGATGGTCGGCCACAAGCTCGGTGAGTTCGCCCCCACGCGGACATTCCGCGGACACGAGAAGGACGACCGCAAGGGTCGTCGCCGCTGA
- the rplB gene encoding 50S ribosomal protein L2, whose product MGIRKYKPTTPGRRGSSVADFVEITRSTPEKSLVRPLSKSGGRNASGRITARHIGGGHKRAYRVIDFRRADKDGVPAKVAHIEYDPNRTARIALLHYADGTKRYIIAPNKLKQGDRIEAGPGADIKPGNALPLRNIPTGTVVHAIELKPGGGGKIARSAGASVQLVAKDGAFAQLRMPSGEIRNVDLRCRATVGEVGNAEQANISWGKAGRKRWQGKRPSVRGVAMNPIDHPHGGGEGKTSGGRHPVSPWGQPEGRTRRPNKPSDQLIVRRRRTGKKR is encoded by the coding sequence ATGGGAATCCGTAAGTACAAGCCGACGACGCCGGGCCGACGTGGCTCCTCGGTCGCCGACTTCGTCGAGATCACCCGGTCGACTCCGGAGAAGTCGCTGGTACGTCCGCTCTCCAAGAGCGGTGGCCGCAACGCCTCCGGGCGCATCACCGCTCGTCACATCGGCGGCGGACACAAGCGCGCCTACCGGGTCATCGACTTCCGCCGCGCCGACAAGGACGGCGTGCCCGCGAAGGTCGCTCACATCGAATACGACCCGAACCGCACGGCCCGGATCGCACTGCTGCACTACGCGGACGGCACGAAGCGCTACATCATCGCGCCGAACAAGCTCAAGCAGGGCGACCGCATCGAGGCCGGCCCGGGGGCGGACATCAAGCCCGGCAATGCTCTCCCGCTGCGCAACATCCCCACCGGTACGGTCGTGCACGCGATCGAGCTCAAGCCCGGCGGCGGCGGCAAGATCGCCCGCAGCGCCGGTGCCTCGGTGCAGCTCGTGGCCAAGGACGGCGCCTTCGCGCAGCTGCGCATGCCGTCGGGGGAGATCCGCAACGTCGACCTGCGCTGCCGCGCCACGGTCGGCGAGGTCGGCAACGCCGAGCAGGCGAACATCTCCTGGGGTAAGGCCGGCCGCAAGCGGTGGCAGGGCAAGCGCCCGAGCGTGCGTGGTGTCGCGATGAACCCGATCGACCACCCGCACGGTGGTGGTGAGGGCAAGACCTCCGGTGGACGTCACCCCGTCAGCCCGTGGGGTCAGCCCGAGGGCCGCACCCGCCGCCCCAACAAGCCCAGCGACCAGCTCATCGTTCGCCGTCGGCGCACCGGCAAGAAGCGCTGA
- the rplW gene encoding 50S ribosomal protein L23 has protein sequence MSAIDYTDPHDVIIAPVVSEKSYNLLDEGKYTFIVDPAANKTQIKIAIQQIFGVKVASVNTFNRQGKSRRTRYGMGKRKDTKRAIVTLTEGTIDIFGSAS, from the coding sequence GTGAGCGCCATCGATTACACCGACCCGCACGATGTGATCATCGCCCCGGTCGTCTCGGAGAAGAGCTACAACCTTCTCGACGAGGGCAAGTACACGTTCATCGTGGACCCGGCCGCGAACAAGACCCAGATCAAGATCGCGATCCAGCAGATCTTCGGTGTCAAGGTCGCCTCGGTCAACACGTTCAACCGTCAGGGCAAGAGCCGCCGGACCCGGTACGGGATGGGCAAGCGCAAGGACACCAAGCGCGCCATCGTGACCCTGACCGAAGGCACCATCGACATCTTCGGCTCGGCCAGCTGA
- the rplD gene encoding 50S ribosomal protein L4, with protein sequence MTSVIDVLDASGKKAGSAELPGELFDVVVNVPLIHQVVVAQLAAARQGTHKAKTRGEVRGGGKKPWRQKGTGRARQGSTRAPQWSGGGIVHGPVPRDYSQRTPKKMKTAALRGALSDRARAGHVHVVSGFGVDGVPSTSGATKVLAQLSDARHVLVVLTRTDELTWKSLRNVPTVHLLYVDQLNTYDVLANEEIVFTSAALDLFVAGPATGRSATATASSDEVEEEQQ encoded by the coding sequence ATGACCAGCGTCATCGATGTCCTGGATGCCAGCGGCAAGAAGGCCGGCAGCGCGGAGCTCCCCGGTGAGCTCTTCGACGTCGTCGTCAACGTGCCGCTCATCCACCAGGTCGTGGTCGCCCAGCTCGCGGCCGCGCGCCAGGGAACCCACAAGGCCAAGACCCGCGGCGAGGTCCGCGGCGGCGGCAAGAAGCCGTGGCGCCAGAAGGGCACCGGCCGCGCGCGGCAGGGCTCGACCCGTGCACCGCAGTGGTCCGGCGGCGGAATCGTCCACGGCCCCGTGCCGCGCGACTACTCCCAGCGCACCCCCAAGAAGATGAAGACGGCGGCCCTGCGCGGCGCCCTCTCGGACCGCGCCCGCGCCGGCCACGTCCACGTCGTGAGCGGATTCGGCGTCGACGGCGTGCCGTCGACCTCGGGCGCCACCAAGGTGCTCGCCCAGCTGAGCGACGCCCGCCACGTGCTCGTCGTGCTCACCCGCACGGACGAGCTCACCTGGAAGTCGCTGCGGAACGTGCCGACCGTGCACCTGCTGTATGTCGACCAGCTCAACACCTACGACGTGTTGGCCAACGAGGAGATCGTGTTCACCTCCGCCGCCCTGGACCTGTTCGTCGCGGGCCCTGCCACCGGCAGGAGCGCCACGGCCACGGCCAGCTCGGACGAGGTCGAGGAGGAGCAGCAGTGA
- the rplC gene encoding 50S ribosomal protein L3 — MTSLPPTSTRVVKALLGTKLGMTQVWDAQGRQLPITVIEVGTNVVTQLRQADKEGYDSVQLAYGQIDPRKVTQPLRQRFDALGITPRRHVAEVRTGDVDAYEVGQELTAETFEAGQVVDVVGTTKGKGTAGVMKRHGFGGASASHGAHRNHRKPGSIGGASTPGRVFKGMRMAGRMGHVRQTTQNLTIHSVDADKGLVLLVGAVPGPKGGVVMVRTAAKGA; from the coding sequence ATGACATCACTTCCCCCCACGTCCACGCGCGTCGTCAAGGCGCTCCTGGGCACCAAGCTCGGAATGACCCAGGTGTGGGACGCTCAGGGCCGTCAGCTGCCGATCACCGTGATCGAGGTCGGCACCAACGTCGTGACCCAGCTCCGTCAGGCGGACAAGGAGGGCTACGACTCGGTCCAGCTCGCCTACGGCCAGATCGACCCGCGCAAGGTGACCCAGCCGCTGCGGCAGCGCTTCGATGCCCTCGGCATCACCCCGCGCCGTCACGTCGCCGAGGTTCGCACCGGTGACGTCGATGCCTACGAGGTCGGCCAGGAGCTCACCGCGGAGACCTTCGAGGCCGGCCAGGTCGTCGACGTCGTCGGCACCACCAAGGGCAAGGGCACCGCGGGTGTCATGAAGCGTCACGGCTTCGGCGGCGCGAGCGCCTCGCACGGCGCCCACCGCAACCACCGCAAGCCCGGCTCGATCGGCGGGGCGTCGACGCCCGGCCGCGTGTTCAAGGGCATGCGCATGGCCGGCCGCATGGGCCATGTGCGCCAGACCACCCAGAACCTGACGATCCACAGCGTCGACGCCGACAAGGGCCTCGTGCTCCTCGTCGGCGCGGTGCCGGGCCCCAAGGGCGGCGTCGTCATGGTTCGCACTGCAGCGAAGGGGGCATGA
- the rpsJ gene encoding 30S ribosomal protein S10, with translation MAGQKIRIRLKSYDHEVIDSSARKIVDTVTRAGAQVVGPVPLPTEKNVFCVIRSPHKYKDSRDHFEMRTHKRLIDIVDPTPKAVDSLMRLDLPADVNIEIKL, from the coding sequence ATGGCGGGACAGAAAATCCGCATCCGGCTCAAGTCCTACGACCACGAGGTCATCGATAGCTCGGCGCGCAAGATCGTCGACACGGTGACTCGCGCTGGTGCGCAGGTCGTGGGCCCGGTGCCGTTGCCGACCGAAAAGAACGTGTTCTGCGTCATCCGTTCTCCGCACAAGTACAAGGACAGCCGCGATCACTTCGAGATGCGCACGCACAAGCGGCTCATCGACATCGTCGATCCGACGCCCAAGGCCGTCGACTCGCTCATGCGGCTCGACCTGCCGGCGGACGTCAACATCGAGATCAAGCTGTAG
- the tuf gene encoding elongation factor Tu, protein MAKAKFERTKPHVNIGTIGHVDHGKTTLTAAITKVLADKYPDLNEYKPFEDVDNAPEERQRGITITVSHVEYQTDKRHYAHVDAPGHADYVKNMITGAAQMDGAILVVAGTDGPMAQTREHVLLARQVGVPYLLVALNKCDMVDDEEILELVEVEVRDLLSSQGFDGDNAPVVRVSGLKALEGDPQWVKSVEDLMEAVDNNVPDPVRDIDKPFLMPIEDVFTITGRGTVVTGRVERGILKVNEDIEIVGIKEKAIKTTVTGVEMFRKLLDTAEAGENVGLLLRGTKREEVERGQVVIKPGSITPHTEFEGQVYILGKDEGGRHNPFYSNYRPQFYFRTTDVTGVITLPEGTEMVMPGDNTEMSVTLIQPIAMEEGLGFAIREGGRTVGSGKVTKIIK, encoded by the coding sequence GTGGCTAAGGCCAAGTTCGAGCGGACCAAGCCGCACGTCAACATCGGGACCATCGGTCACGTCGACCACGGCAAGACGACCCTGACGGCGGCGATCACCAAGGTCCTCGCCGACAAGTACCCCGACCTCAACGAGTACAAGCCGTTCGAGGACGTCGACAACGCCCCCGAAGAGCGTCAGCGCGGCATCACGATCACCGTCTCCCACGTGGAGTACCAGACCGACAAGCGCCACTACGCGCACGTCGACGCCCCTGGTCACGCCGACTACGTGAAGAACATGATCACCGGTGCCGCCCAGATGGACGGCGCGATCCTCGTGGTCGCCGGGACCGACGGGCCGATGGCCCAGACCCGTGAGCACGTGCTCCTCGCCCGCCAGGTGGGCGTGCCCTACCTGCTCGTCGCCCTGAACAAGTGCGACATGGTCGACGACGAGGAGATCCTCGAGCTCGTCGAGGTCGAGGTCCGCGACCTGCTCTCGAGCCAGGGCTTCGACGGCGACAACGCCCCCGTCGTCCGCGTCTCCGGTCTCAAGGCCCTCGAGGGCGACCCGCAGTGGGTCAAGTCCGTCGAGGACCTCATGGAGGCCGTCGACAACAACGTTCCGGACCCGGTCCGCGACATCGACAAGCCCTTCCTCATGCCGATCGAGGACGTCTTCACGATCACCGGTCGCGGCACCGTCGTGACCGGTCGGGTCGAGCGCGGGATCCTCAAGGTGAACGAGGACATCGAGATCGTCGGCATCAAGGAGAAGGCGATCAAGACGACCGTCACCGGCGTCGAGATGTTCCGCAAGCTCCTCGACACCGCCGAGGCGGGCGAGAACGTCGGCCTGCTCCTGCGTGGCACGAAGCGCGAGGAGGTCGAGCGCGGCCAGGTCGTGATCAAGCCCGGCTCGATCACCCCGCACACCGAGTTCGAGGGCCAGGTCTACATCCTGGGCAAGGACGAGGGCGGCCGTCACAACCCGTTCTACTCGAACTACCGTCCGCAGTTCTACTTCCGGACCACGGACGTCACCGGCGTCATCACCCTCCCCGAGGGCACCGAGATGGTCATGCCCGGCGACAACACCGAGATGAGCGTCACGCTCATCCAGCCGATCGCGATGGAAGAGGGCCTCGGCTTCGCCATCCGTGAGGGTGGCCGCACCGTCGGCTCCGGCAAGGTCACCAAGATCATCAAGTGA